A genome region from Scyliorhinus torazame isolate Kashiwa2021f chromosome 13, sScyTor2.1, whole genome shotgun sequence includes the following:
- the bend7 gene encoding BEN domain-containing protein 7 isoform X1, producing MELTERERSRKSRSFKRVNEDYQDDNHSDSSNENTGRAHDVLSVTGDVCEGLKKQVSGMRCLLNNKVNSIGIHQPLMPGREKLKVELGASDLTWLQHNTHQTNVRLDEPHSSQSIVWKDIQVPTQNSCVSGRYSGEDSRSSKPVIDAITERLQGMPESNGRSYSTLGSNCCMCSCQPTLLAILQELRTLRELMQGQAGPQGTMHVPLSHSNNFRSSLLRTKIIKKRLIHRNKPAAAQANPKIHNPDISLPQTERNRSIPTKRLTTENNPRQAPPNGVEGYISELDSRQNSDLFKPEVRLAEGYDVFIPKSQLDSILLTYPRSGSLLFRKLISAFFDDQTLANSLPSGKRKRGANDNRKGLDQNIVGAMKVFTEEYCTLNQIDRLPGPTDWIQILQDQIARARNRLKRGAVLQPFESSGKMGSNFLLNTGASTNTASSSDRWDASEPVCTVQM from the exons ATGGAACTGACCGAGAGGGAAAGGAGCCGGAAATCCCGCAGCTTCAAGAGAGTCAAtgaag ATTATCAAGATGATAACCATTCTGACAGCAGCAATGAAAACACAGGAAGGGCACATGATGTGCTGTCTGTCACAG GAGATGTATGTGAGGGGTTGAAGAAGCAAGTGTCAGGAATGAGGTGCTTATTAAATAACAAGGTTAATAGCATCGGGATTCATCAGCCATTGATGCCTGGCCGAGAAAAACTGAAGGTGGAACTAGGGGCGTCAGACTTAACCTGGCTCCAACACAATACACACCAGACAAATGTCCGTCTTGATGAACCTCATTCTTCCCAGAGTATTGTCTGGAAAGATATCCAGGTTCCAACACAGAATTCCTGTGTTTCAGGAAGATACAGTGGCGAAGACTCCAGATCATCTAAACCAGTCATCGATGCAATTACTGAGAGACTCCAAGGCATGCCAGAAAGCAACG GAAGGTCGTATTCCACACTGGGCTCTAATTGTTGTATGTGTAGTTGTCAGCCAACATTACTAGCCATTCTTCAGGAGCTTCGAACTCTACGGGAGTTGATGCAAGGTCAGGCAG GTCCTCAGGGCACGATGCACGTTCCATTGTCCCACAGTAATAACTTTCGTTCAAGTTTACTCCGGACCAAAATCATTAAAAAAAGACTGATCCACAGGAACAAGCCTGCTGCAGCTCAAGCAAATCCCAAAATTCACAATCCAGACATTAGCTTACCACAGACTGAGCGGAACCGCTCAATACCAACAAAGAGATTGACCACAGAAAATAATCCAAGGCAGGCCCCTCCAAATGGAGTGGAGGGTTATATTTCTGAACTGGATAGCCGACAAAACAGCGATCTTTTCAAG CCAGAGGTCCGGCTTGCGGAAGGCTATGACGTGTTTATCCCAAAGTCTCAACTGGATTCCATATTACTAACCTACCCCCGCTCAGGAAGCCTGCTCTTTCGGAAACTCATCTCTGCTTTCTTTGATGACCAGACACTGGCTAATTCTCTACCCAGTGGGAAGAGAAAAAGAGGAGCCAACGATAATAGAAAGGGTCTTGATCAAAACATTGTGGGAGCAATGAAAG TTTTCACAGAAGAATATTGCACATTAAATCAGATTGACAGACTTCCTGGACCAACGGATTGGATACAGATTCTCCAGGATCAAATTGCACGGGCAAGAAACCGTTTAAAAAGAGGTGCAG
- the bend7 gene encoding BEN domain-containing protein 7 isoform X2 yields the protein MELTERERSRKSRSFKRVNEDYQDDNHSDSSNENTGRAHDVLSVTGDVCEGLKKQVSGMRCLLNNKVNSIGIHQPLMPGREKLKVELGASDLTWLQHNTHQTNVRLDEPHSSQSIVWKDIQVPTQNSCVSGRYSGEDSRSSKPVIDAITERLQGMPESNGRSYSTLGSNCCMCSCQPTLLAILQELRTLRELMQGPQGTMHVPLSHSNNFRSSLLRTKIIKKRLIHRNKPAAAQANPKIHNPDISLPQTERNRSIPTKRLTTENNPRQAPPNGVEGYISELDSRQNSDLFKPEVRLAEGYDVFIPKSQLDSILLTYPRSGSLLFRKLISAFFDDQTLANSLPSGKRKRGANDNRKGLDQNIVGAMKVFTEEYCTLNQIDRLPGPTDWIQILQDQIARARNRLKRGAVLQPFESSGKMGSNFLLNTGASTNTASSSDRWDASEPVCTVQM from the exons ATGGAACTGACCGAGAGGGAAAGGAGCCGGAAATCCCGCAGCTTCAAGAGAGTCAAtgaag ATTATCAAGATGATAACCATTCTGACAGCAGCAATGAAAACACAGGAAGGGCACATGATGTGCTGTCTGTCACAG GAGATGTATGTGAGGGGTTGAAGAAGCAAGTGTCAGGAATGAGGTGCTTATTAAATAACAAGGTTAATAGCATCGGGATTCATCAGCCATTGATGCCTGGCCGAGAAAAACTGAAGGTGGAACTAGGGGCGTCAGACTTAACCTGGCTCCAACACAATACACACCAGACAAATGTCCGTCTTGATGAACCTCATTCTTCCCAGAGTATTGTCTGGAAAGATATCCAGGTTCCAACACAGAATTCCTGTGTTTCAGGAAGATACAGTGGCGAAGACTCCAGATCATCTAAACCAGTCATCGATGCAATTACTGAGAGACTCCAAGGCATGCCAGAAAGCAACG GAAGGTCGTATTCCACACTGGGCTCTAATTGTTGTATGTGTAGTTGTCAGCCAACATTACTAGCCATTCTTCAGGAGCTTCGAACTCTACGGGAGTTGATGCAAG GTCCTCAGGGCACGATGCACGTTCCATTGTCCCACAGTAATAACTTTCGTTCAAGTTTACTCCGGACCAAAATCATTAAAAAAAGACTGATCCACAGGAACAAGCCTGCTGCAGCTCAAGCAAATCCCAAAATTCACAATCCAGACATTAGCTTACCACAGACTGAGCGGAACCGCTCAATACCAACAAAGAGATTGACCACAGAAAATAATCCAAGGCAGGCCCCTCCAAATGGAGTGGAGGGTTATATTTCTGAACTGGATAGCCGACAAAACAGCGATCTTTTCAAG CCAGAGGTCCGGCTTGCGGAAGGCTATGACGTGTTTATCCCAAAGTCTCAACTGGATTCCATATTACTAACCTACCCCCGCTCAGGAAGCCTGCTCTTTCGGAAACTCATCTCTGCTTTCTTTGATGACCAGACACTGGCTAATTCTCTACCCAGTGGGAAGAGAAAAAGAGGAGCCAACGATAATAGAAAGGGTCTTGATCAAAACATTGTGGGAGCAATGAAAG TTTTCACAGAAGAATATTGCACATTAAATCAGATTGACAGACTTCCTGGACCAACGGATTGGATACAGATTCTCCAGGATCAAATTGCACGGGCAAGAAACCGTTTAAAAAGAGGTGCAG
- the bend7 gene encoding BEN domain-containing protein 7 isoform X3: MELTERERSRKSRSFKRVNEGDVCEGLKKQVSGMRCLLNNKVNSIGIHQPLMPGREKLKVELGASDLTWLQHNTHQTNVRLDEPHSSQSIVWKDIQVPTQNSCVSGRYSGEDSRSSKPVIDAITERLQGMPESNGRSYSTLGSNCCMCSCQPTLLAILQELRTLRELMQGQAGPQGTMHVPLSHSNNFRSSLLRTKIIKKRLIHRNKPAAAQANPKIHNPDISLPQTERNRSIPTKRLTTENNPRQAPPNGVEGYISELDSRQNSDLFKPEVRLAEGYDVFIPKSQLDSILLTYPRSGSLLFRKLISAFFDDQTLANSLPSGKRKRGANDNRKGLDQNIVGAMKVFTEEYCTLNQIDRLPGPTDWIQILQDQIARARNRLKRGAVLQPFESSGKMGSNFLLNTGASTNTASSSDRWDASEPVCTVQM, encoded by the exons ATGGAACTGACCGAGAGGGAAAGGAGCCGGAAATCCCGCAGCTTCAAGAGAGTCAAtgaag GAGATGTATGTGAGGGGTTGAAGAAGCAAGTGTCAGGAATGAGGTGCTTATTAAATAACAAGGTTAATAGCATCGGGATTCATCAGCCATTGATGCCTGGCCGAGAAAAACTGAAGGTGGAACTAGGGGCGTCAGACTTAACCTGGCTCCAACACAATACACACCAGACAAATGTCCGTCTTGATGAACCTCATTCTTCCCAGAGTATTGTCTGGAAAGATATCCAGGTTCCAACACAGAATTCCTGTGTTTCAGGAAGATACAGTGGCGAAGACTCCAGATCATCTAAACCAGTCATCGATGCAATTACTGAGAGACTCCAAGGCATGCCAGAAAGCAACG GAAGGTCGTATTCCACACTGGGCTCTAATTGTTGTATGTGTAGTTGTCAGCCAACATTACTAGCCATTCTTCAGGAGCTTCGAACTCTACGGGAGTTGATGCAAGGTCAGGCAG GTCCTCAGGGCACGATGCACGTTCCATTGTCCCACAGTAATAACTTTCGTTCAAGTTTACTCCGGACCAAAATCATTAAAAAAAGACTGATCCACAGGAACAAGCCTGCTGCAGCTCAAGCAAATCCCAAAATTCACAATCCAGACATTAGCTTACCACAGACTGAGCGGAACCGCTCAATACCAACAAAGAGATTGACCACAGAAAATAATCCAAGGCAGGCCCCTCCAAATGGAGTGGAGGGTTATATTTCTGAACTGGATAGCCGACAAAACAGCGATCTTTTCAAG CCAGAGGTCCGGCTTGCGGAAGGCTATGACGTGTTTATCCCAAAGTCTCAACTGGATTCCATATTACTAACCTACCCCCGCTCAGGAAGCCTGCTCTTTCGGAAACTCATCTCTGCTTTCTTTGATGACCAGACACTGGCTAATTCTCTACCCAGTGGGAAGAGAAAAAGAGGAGCCAACGATAATAGAAAGGGTCTTGATCAAAACATTGTGGGAGCAATGAAAG TTTTCACAGAAGAATATTGCACATTAAATCAGATTGACAGACTTCCTGGACCAACGGATTGGATACAGATTCTCCAGGATCAAATTGCACGGGCAAGAAACCGTTTAAAAAGAGGTGCAG